A stretch of Halocalculus aciditolerans DNA encodes these proteins:
- a CDS encoding AMP-dependent synthetase/ligase yields MTDRRALERDAYEDEPTDTTLYGLLANAADEFPDRPAAGIKGGVYDRSLDPLPGPADGEYADFSYREFHGVVRRLAAGFRDLGVRPGDRVAVFAHTRVEWALCDFALLAAGATVVTIYPSSSTKQVAHLLSDSGATVAVAENDALADRVADTDFDGTTVTMDARPAPERDAADAETDPTDTETDPTAPTPASGVRTLGDVYDRGERDPDLPGVNPRSVATIIYTSGTTGRPKGVELTHRNIVANVAQCRARFAASDEGGVDETSVQLSFLPLSHVFERTAGHFLMFASGAHVCYAESADTLREDFGLVNPTTVTSVPRVYEKLYDTARKQATDSDVRQRIFDWAVDVARAYFYADAPGLALRAKHAVADRLVYAKIRDAIGGNLEFAISGGGSLDPDLAALYHGMGVSILEGYGLTETSPVLAVNPIDDPQVGTVGPAVVDTELKVDPAAATEEQRVDADGEAGELLARGPQVFAGYRGLPEETELAFTSEGFFRTGDVVDIHPDGYVEFLERAKQLLKLSTGKMVPPGPIEDAFSTSNLVEQALVIGDGHKFVAALLVPSYDGLQRRADREGVDLPEAPADVCRDDTVRAWIADDVDTVNEDFERFERIKKFTLVPEEFTEANGLLTPTMKKKRREILAKYGDEIDAIYDA; encoded by the coding sequence GCCGCCGACGAGTTCCCCGACCGGCCCGCCGCCGGCATCAAGGGCGGCGTCTACGACCGCTCGCTCGACCCGCTCCCCGGCCCGGCTGACGGCGAGTACGCCGACTTCTCCTATCGCGAGTTCCACGGCGTCGTCCGCCGGCTCGCCGCCGGCTTCCGCGACCTCGGCGTCCGCCCCGGCGACCGCGTCGCCGTCTTCGCGCACACCCGCGTCGAGTGGGCGCTCTGTGACTTCGCGCTCCTCGCCGCCGGCGCGACCGTCGTCACCATCTACCCCTCCTCCTCGACGAAACAGGTCGCTCACCTCCTCTCGGACAGCGGCGCGACCGTCGCCGTCGCCGAGAACGACGCGCTCGCGGACCGCGTCGCCGACACCGACTTCGACGGGACGACCGTGACGATGGACGCCCGCCCCGCGCCCGAGCGCGACGCGGCGGACGCGGAGACCGACCCGACGGACACAGAGACCGACCCGACCGCGCCGACACCGGCGTCGGGCGTGCGGACGCTCGGCGACGTCTACGACCGCGGCGAGCGCGACCCCGACCTCCCCGGCGTCAACCCCCGCAGCGTCGCCACCATCATCTACACCTCCGGGACGACCGGCCGGCCGAAGGGCGTCGAACTCACCCACCGGAACATCGTCGCGAACGTCGCGCAGTGCCGCGCGCGGTTCGCCGCGAGCGACGAGGGCGGCGTCGACGAAACCTCGGTGCAGCTCTCCTTCCTCCCGCTCAGCCACGTCTTCGAGCGCACCGCCGGCCACTTCCTCATGTTCGCCTCCGGCGCGCACGTCTGCTACGCGGAGTCCGCGGACACCCTCCGCGAGGACTTCGGCCTCGTGAACCCGACGACGGTGACGAGCGTCCCGCGCGTCTACGAGAAACTCTACGACACCGCCCGCAAGCAAGCCACCGACTCCGACGTCCGCCAGCGCATCTTCGACTGGGCCGTCGACGTCGCCCGCGCCTACTTCTACGCCGACGCGCCCGGCCTCGCCCTCCGCGCGAAACACGCCGTCGCCGACCGCCTCGTCTACGCGAAAATCCGCGACGCCATCGGCGGGAACCTCGAGTTCGCCATCTCCGGCGGCGGCAGCCTCGACCCCGACCTCGCCGCGCTCTACCACGGCATGGGCGTCTCCATCCTCGAAGGATACGGCCTCACCGAGACCAGCCCCGTCCTCGCCGTGAACCCCATCGACGACCCCCAGGTCGGCACCGTCGGCCCCGCCGTCGTCGACACCGAACTGAAAGTCGACCCCGCCGCCGCCACCGAAGAACAACGCGTCGACGCCGACGGCGAGGCCGGCGAACTCCTCGCCCGCGGCCCCCAGGTCTTCGCCGGCTACCGCGGCCTCCCCGAGGAGACCGAACTCGCCTTTACCAGCGAGGGCTTCTTCCGCACCGGCGACGTCGTCGACATCCACCCCGACGGCTACGTCGAGTTCCTCGAACGCGCCAAACAACTCCTCAAACTCTCCACCGGCAAGATGGTGCCCCCCGGCCCCATCGAGGACGCCTTCTCCACGAGCAACCTCGTCGAACAAGCCCTCGTCATCGGCGACGGCCACAAGTTCGTCGCCGCGCTCCTCGTCCCCAGCTACGACGGCCTCCAGCGCCGCGCCGACCGCGAAGGCGTCGACCTCCCCGAAGCCCCCGCCGACGTCTGCCGCGACGACACCGTCCGCGCGTGGATCGCCGACGACGTCGACACCGTCAACGAGGACTTCGAGCGGTTCGAACGCATCAAGAAATTCACCCTCGTCCCCGAGGAGTTCACCGAAGCGAACGGCCTCCTCACCCCCACCATGAAGAAGAAACGCCGCGAGATACTCGCCAAATACGGCGACGAAATCGACGCGATATACGACGCGTAA